One Cryobacterium psychrophilum DNA segment encodes these proteins:
- a CDS encoding HNH endonuclease signature motif containing protein, with protein sequence MENNEEVPPEEDAAGPVPPDTPATAPDPTPLTTPVKPMLAITNGDVRPSDVARIRRVIDNAQAVLLDSITAFDRLINMAHAARAVVIADAHRWTTSTAQSGRPNGSHDLTEFQWSDATAAHEGFIAELAALLKLPEGSARNLLTESELLQYNLPRTHRALLDGDISYRHAQVIIDNALALPDSAMDTYETEVLTDAETLTVPQLKKKAITLRELSHPETSRARHTTAVKDRCFGVHPARDGMAYLEMTLTNDDASAINDRVEAMARSLRVTGEERTLPQLRCDVAVDLLLKGVTETGLGAGVVGNVYVTIPILTLMGKGDEPAMLEGFGPIDPETARRLAGTATGFHRILIHPETGAMLSFGRDTYRVPKALRRYLEVRDETCRFVGCNRSARHCDMDHTTAWQYGGETTFSNLATLCGRSHKLKHETGWDVSQNDQGTLTWTSPAGKHYATHPASRIRPPLLPPDLTPPPVKKPRIDHWAQPLTYATDTPF encoded by the coding sequence ATGGAGAACAACGAAGAAGTGCCTCCAGAAGAGGATGCCGCGGGCCCCGTCCCGCCCGACACACCCGCAACTGCACCCGACCCGACACCCCTGACGACCCCGGTGAAGCCAATGCTGGCCATTACGAACGGTGACGTTCGTCCGTCTGACGTTGCGCGCATTCGCCGGGTGATCGACAACGCCCAGGCCGTACTACTCGACAGTATTACCGCGTTCGACCGGCTGATCAACATGGCTCACGCCGCCCGCGCGGTCGTCATCGCGGACGCGCACCGGTGGACAACGAGCACCGCGCAGTCCGGGCGGCCCAACGGGTCGCACGACCTCACCGAGTTTCAGTGGTCCGATGCGACGGCCGCACACGAAGGATTCATCGCCGAGCTCGCCGCCCTGCTGAAGCTTCCCGAGGGATCCGCGCGGAACCTGCTCACCGAGAGTGAGCTGCTCCAGTACAACCTGCCGCGCACACACCGGGCGCTGCTGGACGGGGACATCAGTTACCGGCACGCGCAGGTCATCATCGACAACGCCCTAGCGTTGCCCGACTCAGCGATGGACACTTACGAGACGGAGGTGCTCACCGACGCCGAGACCCTCACGGTGCCGCAACTGAAGAAGAAGGCCATCACCCTGCGGGAACTCTCCCACCCGGAGACAAGCCGGGCCCGGCACACCACCGCCGTCAAAGACCGCTGTTTCGGGGTGCATCCGGCCCGTGACGGCATGGCGTACCTCGAAATGACCCTGACCAACGATGATGCCAGCGCCATCAACGACCGGGTCGAAGCGATGGCGCGCAGCCTCCGCGTCACCGGTGAGGAGCGCACCCTGCCGCAGCTGCGCTGCGACGTGGCCGTCGACCTGCTGCTGAAGGGCGTCACCGAAACCGGGCTTGGCGCCGGCGTCGTCGGCAACGTGTACGTCACCATCCCCATCCTCACCCTGATGGGCAAAGGCGACGAACCCGCCATGCTCGAAGGATTCGGGCCGATCGACCCCGAGACCGCACGCCGACTCGCCGGCACTGCCACCGGGTTTCACCGCATCCTCATCCACCCCGAGACCGGCGCGATGCTCTCCTTCGGCCGCGACACCTACCGGGTGCCCAAAGCCCTCCGTCGCTACCTGGAGGTGCGCGACGAGACCTGCCGTTTCGTCGGCTGCAACAGAAGCGCCCGGCACTGCGACATGGACCACACCACGGCATGGCAATACGGCGGTGAAACCACCTTCAGCAACCTCGCCACGCTCTGCGGCCGATCGCACAAACTCAAGCACGAAACCGGCTGGGACGTGAGCCAAAACGACCAGGGAACCCTCACCTGGACCAGCCCCGCCGGCAAACACTACGCCACCCACCCCGCCAGCAGAATCCGGCCACCACTCCTACCCCCAGACCTCACCCCACCCCCGGTCAAAAAACCCCGAATCGACCACTGGGCCCAACCCCTCACCTACGCCACCGACACCCCCTTCTAA
- a CDS encoding MFS transporter: MPLSTDGSTPLSSTRIRLALLALALGGFGIGSTEFVAMGLLPNLANDLLPALYATSPDAANAQAGWLISAYALGVVVGAPTIAAGAARWPRKKLLLALLTAFTLGTIASALLPSFETVLIARFIAALPHGAYFGIASLVAADLMGPGKRARGIALVLSGLTIANVIGVPTITFIGQTSGWRVAYLVVAGIFALTFAAVAIFVPFQSGNPHATMRAELQAFRQLQVWITLGIGAIGFGGLFAVYTYVAPLVIEITGLTAGAVPLVLVVVGLGMTAGNFGGGALADWSVRRTMYIAFAVLIGALLVLALSAHSLVGLLVGMFFIGAAASALSPTLQARLMDVAHESQSLAAALNHSSLNVGNALGAALGGVAIAGGFGYLAPVWIGVALSLIGVALTLVTFGIDRRWRLRGVVVPYGTQLIRTVK, from the coding sequence ATGCCCCTCTCCACTGACGGGTCGACGCCGCTGTCGTCGACCCGGATTCGTCTTGCCCTGCTCGCACTCGCCCTGGGCGGATTCGGCATCGGCTCGACCGAATTTGTCGCCATGGGGCTCCTGCCTAATCTGGCCAACGACCTGCTGCCGGCGCTTTACGCCACCTCGCCCGATGCCGCCAACGCCCAGGCTGGCTGGCTCATCTCCGCGTATGCGCTCGGCGTTGTCGTCGGCGCCCCCACCATCGCGGCCGGTGCAGCCCGCTGGCCGCGTAAAAAGCTGCTGCTGGCGCTCCTGACCGCCTTCACGCTGGGAACGATTGCCTCGGCACTCCTGCCGAGCTTTGAAACGGTACTGATCGCCCGTTTCATCGCGGCTCTGCCGCACGGCGCCTACTTCGGGATCGCCTCACTCGTCGCGGCCGACCTTATGGGACCGGGCAAGCGGGCGCGAGGCATCGCCCTCGTGCTCTCCGGACTCACGATCGCCAACGTGATCGGCGTCCCCACCATCACCTTCATCGGGCAGACGAGCGGATGGCGGGTGGCGTACCTGGTCGTCGCCGGCATCTTCGCACTCACCTTCGCAGCAGTGGCCATCTTCGTCCCGTTCCAATCGGGCAACCCGCACGCCACGATGCGGGCGGAGCTGCAGGCCTTCCGTCAACTGCAGGTGTGGATCACCCTCGGCATCGGCGCGATCGGCTTCGGTGGACTCTTCGCTGTCTACACCTACGTTGCGCCGCTCGTGATCGAGATCACCGGGCTCACCGCCGGAGCCGTTCCGCTCGTTCTCGTCGTGGTGGGCCTGGGAATGACCGCCGGAAACTTCGGCGGCGGCGCACTCGCCGACTGGAGCGTGCGGCGCACCATGTATATCGCCTTCGCGGTGCTCATCGGCGCGCTTCTCGTCCTCGCGCTGTCCGCACACTCCCTCGTCGGTTTGCTCGTGGGCATGTTCTTCATCGGCGCTGCGGCATCCGCTCTTTCGCCCACTCTCCAGGCGCGTCTCATGGATGTGGCGCATGAGAGCCAGTCGCTCGCGGCCGCCCTCAACCATTCCTCCCTCAACGTCGGCAACGCACTCGGCGCAGCCCTGGGCGGCGTCGCCATTGCCGGCGGCTTCGGTTACCTCGCACCCGTGTGGATCGGTGTGGCCCTGAGCCTCATCGGTGTCGCACTGACGCTTGTCACCTTCGGCATAGACCGTCGATGGCGCCTGCGCGGGGTTGTCGTACCGTACGGCACCCAGCTGATCCGCACCGTCAAGTAG